A stretch of Carya illinoinensis cultivar Pawnee chromosome 14, C.illinoinensisPawnee_v1, whole genome shotgun sequence DNA encodes these proteins:
- the LOC122295149 gene encoding pentatricopeptide repeat-containing protein At3g47530: MKLIRLMGQIPHYRSFATAAFLAAQTLEEERRQLLSLIKSCTQKTHLLQVHAHLIRTSLLQDPTISLNFLSRLALSPARDMDYSRQFFTQISDPLSSHYNTMIRAYSTSNSPLEGLYMYREMKRQSVRVNPLSSSFAIKSCIKLSSLLGGVQVHARILTDGHQSDSLLLTTLMDLYSCCERCDEACKVFDDIRDRDTVAWNVLISCFMRNDRTRDALVLFDIMQSGSDGCEPDDVTCLLLLQACTHLNALEFGEKIHAYIGEHGYGTGSKLCNSLIAMYSRCGCLEKAYGVFNGMLNKNVVSWSAMISGLAMNGHGTEAIEAFWEMQKIGIPPDDQTFTGVLSACSHCGLVDEGMMFFDLMSKEFGIAHNTHHYGCVVDLLGRAGLLDQAYQLILSMSVKPDSTMWRTLLGACRIHAHVTLGERVVGHLIELKAQEAGDYALLLNIYSSAGKWDKVIEVRKFMQEKAIQTTPGCSTIVLKGVVHEFVVDDVSHPRKGEIYEMLNEINQQLKIAGYVAEVSAELHNLVAEEKGDALPYHSEKLAIAFGVLSTPPGTTIRVAKNLRTCVDCHNFAKVLSGVYNREVIVRDRTRFHHFKEGRCSCNDYW, from the coding sequence ATGAAACTAATTCGCCTAATGGGACAAATTCCGCACTACCGCTCATTCGCTACTGCTGCATTTCTTGCCGCTCAAACACTTGAAGAGGAACGACGGCAACTGCTTTCTCTAATAAAATCATGCACCCAGAAGACCCATTTGCTTCAAGTCCACGCCCACCTCATCCGTACAAGTCTTCTTCAAGATCCCACCATTTCCCTCAACTTCTTATCCCGCCTGGCACTCTCTCCCGCACGAGACATGGACTATTCCCGCCAGTTTTTTACTCAAATCTCGGACCCATTATCCTCTCACTACAACACCATGATCAGGGCCTACTCTACGAGCAATTCACCGCTGGAGGGGCTTTATATGTACCGAGAAATGAAACGACAAAGCGTGCGTGTTAACcctttgtcttcttcatttgctatCAAGTCTTGTATTAAGCTTTCTTCATTGTTAGGGGGAGTTCAGGTTCACGCTAGGATTTTGACAGATGGGCACCAGTCTGATAGCTTATTGCTTACTACTTTGATGGACTTGTATTCATGTTGCGAGAGGTGCGATGAAGCGTGTAAGGTGTTTGACGATATACGTGACAGAGATACCGTTGCTTGGAATGTGTTGATTTCTTGTTTTATGCGTAATGACAGGACCCGAGATGCATTGGTTTTGTTTGATATTATGCAGAGTGGCAGCGATGGATGTGAACCTGATGATGTCACGTGTTTACTTCTCTTGCAAGCATGCACCCACTTGAATGCATTGGAATTTGGTGAAAAGATCCATGCTTACATTGGAGAGCATGGTTATGGTACTGGCAGCAAGTTGTGTAATTCTCTGATAGCAATGTACTCACGTTGTGGGTGTTTGGAGAAGGCTTATGGGGTGTTTAATGGAATGCTCAACAAGAATGTGGTTTCATGGAGTGCAATGATTTCGGGTTTAGCGATGAACGGGCATGGAACAGAAGCTATTGAAGCATTTTGGGAGATGCAGAAAATAGGTATTCCACCGGATGATCAGACGTTTACTGGAGTTCTTTCTGCTTGCAGTCATTGTGGGTTAGTTGATGAGGGAATGATGTTTTTTGATCTTATGAGCAAAGAGTTTGGGATAGCGCATAACACTCATCATTATGGGTGCGTGGTAGATCTCTTGGGCCGTGCTGGTTTGCTTGATCAGGCATATCAACTTATACTTTCAATGTCGGTTAAGCCAGATTCAACAATGTGGAGAACCTTACTTGGGGCTTGCCGAATTCATGCTCATGTTACCCTTGGAGAACGTGTGGTTGGACATTTGATCGAACTTAAGGCTCAAGAAGCTGGGGATTATGCTCTGTTGTTGAATATTTATTCTTCGGCGGGCAAGTGGGACAAGGTAATAGAAGTGAGAAAATTTATGCAGGAGAAAGCAATACAAACCACACCTGGCTGTAGTACGATTGTTTTGAAGGGAGTAGTGCATGAGTTTGTTGTGGATGACGTTTCACATCCACGAAAGGGCGAGATTTATGAGATGCTGAATGAGATTAATCAGCAACTAAAGATAGCCGGTTATGTTGCTGAAGTTTCTGCTGAATTGCACAATTTGGTTGCTGAAGAAAAAGGTGATGCGCTCCCTTATCACAGTGAGAAATTGGCTATTGCATTTGGGGTTCTTTCTACTCCACCTGGCACAACAATCAGAGTGGCCAAGAATCTTCGTACCTGTGTTGATTGCCACAATTTTGCAAAGGTTCTCTCGGGTGTTTATAACCGAGAGGTGATTGTTAGAGATCGCACCCGGTTTCATCATTTTAAAGAAGGACGTTGCTCCTGCAATGACTATTGGTAA
- the LOC122294484 gene encoding transcription factor PCL1-like — translation MGEEVQMTECQGVAVDQNGGHDDRVSEWESGLPGAEDLTPLSQTLIPPELASAFSISPEPYRTAIEVNRASQTTLSTLRGQHSSKGFSSSDNFKSFDETRGSDPMVVEEADETTDRDGSGSGSGSEPRKSRRIDCAELEADSALRAENSADDPSSAARTLKRPRLVWTPQLHKRFVDVVGHLGIKSAVPKTIMQMMNVEGLTRENVASHLQKYRLYLKRMHGLSNEGPSSAEHQLFASTPVPPQSLHEAAAGSALVHGNGHVPMPIPMPYPPPPMMPMPVLGVGHMGMPVGSHGFDSHNMYNMMQQRDWSENNNAYGSMVSYPHVAPNDK, via the coding sequence ATGGGTGAGGAGGTGCAGATGACCGAGTGCCAAGGAGTGGCTGTGGACCAGAATGGTGGCCATGACGACCGAGTGTCCGAGTGGGAGTCGGGCCTTCCTGGCGCCGAAGATCTCACTCCGTTGTCTCAGACTCTTATTCCGCCGGAACTTGCCTCTGCGTTTAGTATATCTCCAGAACCCTACCGGACTGCAATCGAGGTCAACCGGGCTTCGCAGACCACTCTCTCCACTCTCCGTGGGCAACACTCCTCCAAGGGATTTTCGTCCAGCGATAATTTCAAGTCCTTCGATGAGACCCGGGGCAGTGACCCTATGGTCGTTGAGGAAGCGGACGAGACTACCGATCGGGATGGGTCGGGTTCCGGTTCCGGTTCTGAGCCTCGGAAATCTCGGAGGATCGACTGTGCGGAATTGGAAGCCGATTCGGCTCTGCGCGCCGAGAACTCGGCGGATGACCCCTCGTCCGCCGCCCGGACCTTGAAACGGCCCCGTTTGGTTTGGACCCCGCAGCTTCACAAGCGGTTCGTGGACGTGGTGGGCCATCTCGGGATTAAAAGCGCAGTCCCAAAGACAATTATGCAGATGATGAACGTGGAGGGCTTGACCCGCGAGAACGTGGCGAGCCATTTGCAGAAGTACCGCCTTTACCTCAAGAGAATGCATGGATTATCGAACGAGGGCCCCTCCTCCGCTGAACACCAGCTCTTCGCGTCGACGCCAGTGCCGCCGCAGAGCCTACACGAGGCTGCCGCCGGGAGTGCTCTCGTGCACGGGAACGGGCACGTGCCCATGCCGATTCCGATGCCGTACCCCCCACCGCCGATGATGCCGATGCCCGTTCTCGGCGTAGGGCACATGGGTATGCCGGTGGGTAGTCACGGGTTCGACTCACACAACATGTACAATATGATGCAGCAGAGGGATTGGTCGGAGAATAATAATGCCTACGGCTCTATGGTTTCGTACCCTCATGTCGCGCCTAATGATAAATGa
- the LOC122293552 gene encoding glutathione S-transferase T3-like produces the protein MYSQVGSLINRWSMIQKCTNKFCAHLAQVESLHPSGATEQNKIEKAKILYKEMEQGNFTLDYSWNLLRHQPKWHQHMNTLNTRRKPHNKRHSNKQSSEVLGDVVEKNVERPTGKNAERKN, from the exons ATGTATAGTCAGGTTGGGTCATTGATCAATCGTTGGTCCATGATccaaaaatgcacaaataagttttgtgcaCATCTAGCTCAAGTAGAGTCATTGCACCCCAGTGGTGCGACCGAACAAAATAAG ATTGAAAAGGCAAAAATATTGTACAAAGAGATGGAACAAGGGAACTTCACATTGGACTATTCTTGGAATCTTTTGAGACAccaacccaaatggcatcaacATATGAATACGCTGAATACGAGGAGAAAGCCACATAATAAACGTCATTCCAATAAgcagtcaagtgaagttttgggcGATGTTGTGGAGAAGAATGTTGAAAGGCCTACTGGAAAAAATGCTGAAAGGAAAAATTGA
- the LOC122295075 gene encoding uncharacterized protein LOC122295075, with translation MTTTSLSLSPKPFLSIFKPKPHCFLNTHLSSLPFTSQTVFSSKRTNLSHNSRREFTQPSTQIWRVSAASEGGDVLPLEATPLLENSQELVSTSDDGVSTIISTLLFVAFIGLSVLTIGVIYIAVTDFLQKREREKFEKEEAAKEKKSGKKKKVRARAGPRGFGQRTDDGDDD, from the exons ATGACTACCACATCTTTATCTCTATCTCCCAAACCGTTTCTTTCCATTTTCAAGCCAAAACCTCACTGTTTCCTCAACACCCATCTTTCGTCCTTACCATTTACTTCACAAACCGTTTTCTCATCTAAAAGGACCAATCTTTCACACAATTCACGTCGTGAATTTACTCAACCAAGCACCCAAATTTGGAGAGTCTCTGCTGCCTCTGAAGGAGGAGACGTTCTGCCACTAGAAGCCACCCCACTACTAGAGAATTCTCAAGAGCTAGTATCCACGAGTGACGATGGTGTCTCCACCATCATATCAACTCTTCTCTTCGTTGCCTTTATTGGTCTGTCTGTTCTCACTATTGGG GTTATCTACATAGCTGTGACAGATTTCTTgcagaagagggagagagagaagtttgAGAAAGAAGAGGCtgctaaagaaaagaagagtgggaagaagaaaaaggtaaGAGCAAGGGCTGGGCCGAGGGGATTCGGGCAAAGGACCGATGATGGAGATGATGATTAG